A genomic stretch from Thermomonospora umbrina includes:
- a CDS encoding CHAT domain-containing protein, whose product MTDRELAGDGADEPLPWAAPERADRQDELRARFEQTWASMISFAYHGGPPEDRDAALAGFGGFIDLDVAPDRCRVLSAFLTVIGEFRPEYRGGTLTGSDLAALAADGLPLSAESAARAGALLDEVTDPDLTEDVDRLRVILALAGVGEAVRAGAAIDGPELASMHERLNGLRTLFADGQDVDSFDLMSTLLRTIRTAEDEGTIHEMLAGALRSLDGDHLFRPTLERALTMVTAPPASPVDDWTAPRERLAAEADRLEIAFRVLAEDDPDRVLAGLRAATARGRLLMHDPSEENHRRAIAVLDAVETTTVGEHARLAAVLRGSIDGCRAMLLGGGTESSAAIEALLAGADDAALDPHLRDVSLGMSASLLAMRYQRLGRTDDLDAAVKLIRRVTEREDLEDAEYSRLLRYFLATSKIANAADRALPETFAAALTEVQRFEEQPGPLTRTMGFRLDRSVLEMFARAVGPDGVDLEHARAAGIDGFEEEAERMLTDARAMPPDHPLFLVNLGLVGAYLVQAGFVGSRLDLLDRGIAILAEARREAVRQGGGWTLANAQPLFGFALLLRYELSGRRDHLDDAIGELRAGTGLLEEQGDDIALASILYRLGEALRRRGDMGRRDPEKAVAYGIRYLREAAWQVVLQSTPRRSADAAAEAAGDATEVARWALACDRDASAVEALELGRNMVLYTATAYRNLADILADHGHDALAEEWRREQNDAPAFRGSGVPLLSRYEVPGDLRQRIRRVTRGTDLEDKLWSRTGPTEIATALAEARADALVYLIPGRTRDGAGRDVHHPGLALIVDAAGDVHRLPLPDLWIDPVGAFAAAQRDRVARRARRAPDRPSDRVLWRASLAELCRWAWTAVMSPLLDWTAGRGLVRARLVLVPLEGLSQVPWHAAVRSMGGVDRAACQDAVLSYAASGRQFVEACRIRPRPWTESPALVNVDDSGLYWASEEVEALRRDHYPTARVLDGRSRRDRARAAAVAELITEASLVHLSCHASPEPLPVESELILVGEERLRMADLLARAAQRPADRPGGLVVAAACGTDLSQTAHDESLTLTSAFLASGACGAVGSRWIVDDLPAAVVMALFHHYLNSGYPEPARALQAAQARLLDPGGGLPPRVAELFAGELDDISLSTPEVWAAFVYQGR is encoded by the coding sequence ATGACCGATCGTGAGTTGGCGGGGGACGGTGCGGACGAACCGCTGCCGTGGGCGGCACCCGAACGCGCGGATCGTCAGGACGAGCTTCGCGCCCGTTTCGAGCAGACCTGGGCGTCGATGATCAGCTTCGCCTACCATGGCGGGCCGCCCGAGGACCGCGACGCCGCCCTCGCCGGGTTCGGCGGGTTCATCGACCTCGATGTCGCCCCCGACCGGTGCCGAGTGCTGTCCGCCTTCCTGACCGTCATCGGCGAATTCAGGCCGGAGTACCGCGGCGGCACCCTCACCGGCTCCGACCTGGCCGCTCTCGCGGCCGACGGGTTGCCCCTATCTGCCGAGTCGGCCGCGCGCGCCGGTGCCCTGCTCGACGAGGTCACCGATCCCGACCTCACCGAAGATGTCGACCGGCTGCGCGTGATCCTCGCCCTCGCGGGCGTCGGAGAGGCCGTGCGGGCCGGTGCGGCGATCGACGGGCCGGAACTCGCCTCGATGCACGAACGGCTGAACGGCCTGCGGACGTTGTTCGCGGATGGGCAGGACGTTGACTCCTTCGACCTGATGTCCACTCTCCTCCGGACGATCCGCACGGCCGAGGACGAAGGCACCATCCATGAGATGCTCGCCGGCGCGCTCCGCAGCCTGGACGGTGACCATCTCTTCCGGCCGACGCTCGAACGGGCGCTCACGATGGTCACCGCGCCGCCGGCCTCCCCGGTGGACGACTGGACGGCGCCGAGGGAACGGCTCGCCGCCGAGGCCGACCGGCTGGAGATCGCGTTCCGCGTCCTCGCCGAGGACGATCCCGACCGCGTCCTCGCCGGGCTGCGGGCGGCGACCGCCCGGGGCCGGCTTCTGATGCACGATCCCTCGGAGGAGAACCACCGGCGGGCGATCGCGGTGCTCGACGCCGTCGAGACGACCACGGTCGGGGAGCACGCGCGGCTCGCGGCGGTGCTCCGCGGCTCGATCGACGGCTGCCGGGCGATGCTGCTCGGCGGCGGCACCGAGTCATCCGCCGCGATCGAGGCGTTGCTCGCCGGGGCCGATGACGCGGCGCTCGACCCCCATCTGCGCGATGTGTCCCTCGGCATGTCGGCGAGTCTGCTCGCCATGAGGTATCAGCGGCTGGGCCGCACCGACGATCTCGACGCCGCGGTGAAACTGATCAGGCGGGTGACCGAACGCGAGGATCTCGAGGACGCCGAGTACAGCCGGTTGCTCCGCTACTTTCTCGCGACCTCGAAGATCGCCAATGCGGCCGACCGCGCGCTGCCCGAGACGTTCGCCGCCGCCCTCACGGAGGTCCAGAGGTTCGAGGAGCAGCCCGGCCCGCTCACCCGGACCATGGGGTTCCGCCTCGACCGGTCGGTACTGGAGATGTTCGCCCGCGCCGTCGGCCCCGACGGCGTGGACCTCGAGCACGCACGTGCGGCGGGCATCGACGGCTTCGAGGAGGAGGCCGAGCGAATGCTGACCGACGCCCGCGCCATGCCGCCCGATCATCCCCTGTTCTTGGTGAACCTCGGCCTGGTCGGCGCCTATCTCGTGCAGGCGGGCTTCGTCGGTTCGCGGCTCGACCTGCTGGACCGGGGTATCGCGATCCTCGCCGAGGCACGGCGGGAGGCCGTGCGCCAAGGGGGCGGCTGGACCTTGGCCAACGCCCAGCCGCTGTTCGGCTTCGCACTGCTGTTGCGGTACGAGCTCAGCGGTCGCCGTGACCATCTCGACGACGCCATCGGCGAGCTGAGGGCGGGCACGGGCCTGCTTGAAGAGCAGGGTGACGACATCGCTCTGGCGAGCATCCTCTACAGGCTCGGCGAGGCGCTGCGGCGGCGGGGCGATATGGGCCGCCGTGATCCGGAGAAGGCGGTGGCTTACGGCATCCGGTATCTGCGTGAGGCGGCCTGGCAGGTGGTGCTGCAGAGCACTCCGCGCAGATCCGCGGACGCCGCCGCGGAGGCCGCCGGGGATGCGACGGAGGTTGCGCGTTGGGCGCTGGCCTGCGATCGGGACGCCTCCGCCGTCGAGGCGCTCGAACTCGGCCGGAACATGGTGTTGTACACCGCGACCGCGTACCGCAACCTCGCCGACATCCTGGCCGATCACGGCCATGACGCGCTGGCCGAGGAATGGCGGCGGGAGCAGAACGACGCCCCGGCCTTCAGGGGGAGCGGCGTCCCGCTCCTGTCGCGGTACGAGGTCCCCGGCGATCTGCGCCAGCGGATCCGCCGTGTCACCCGTGGCACCGACCTGGAAGACAAACTGTGGTCCCGGACGGGGCCGACGGAGATCGCCACGGCCTTGGCGGAAGCCCGTGCCGACGCTCTGGTCTACCTGATCCCCGGCCGGACCCGGGACGGTGCCGGCCGCGACGTCCACCATCCCGGGCTCGCCCTGATCGTGGACGCGGCGGGCGACGTCCACCGGCTTCCGCTGCCCGACCTGTGGATCGACCCGGTCGGCGCGTTCGCCGCGGCTCAGCGCGACCGGGTGGCACGGCGTGCGCGCCGCGCGCCCGACCGTCCCTCTGACCGGGTTCTGTGGCGGGCGTCCCTCGCAGAGCTGTGCCGGTGGGCGTGGACGGCGGTGATGAGTCCGCTGCTCGACTGGACGGCCGGGCGTGGTCTCGTCCGGGCACGCCTGGTCCTCGTACCGCTGGAGGGCCTCAGCCAGGTGCCGTGGCACGCGGCGGTCCGCTCGATGGGCGGTGTCGATCGTGCGGCGTGTCAGGACGCCGTGCTCAGTTACGCGGCGTCCGGCCGACAGTTCGTCGAGGCGTGCCGCATCCGACCCAGACCGTGGACGGAGTCCCCGGCCCTGGTGAACGTCGACGACTCCGGCCTGTACTGGGCGAGTGAGGAGGTCGAGGCGCTGCGCCGCGACCATTACCCGACCGCCAGGGTGCTCGACGGCCGTTCTCGGCGTGACCGGGCCCGGGCCGCAGCCGTGGCGGAGCTGATCACCGAGGCGTCGCTCGTCCATCTGAGCTGCCATGCAAGCCCTGAGCCGTTGCCGGTCGAGTCGGAGCTGATCCTGGTGGGGGAGGAACGGCTGCGGATGGCCGACCTGTTGGCCCGCGCCGCGCAGCGTCCCGCGGACCGCCCCGGCGGGCTCGTCGTCGCCGCCGCGTGCGGCACCGACCTCAGCCAGACCGCCCATGATGAGTCCCTGACGCTGACCAGCGCGTTCCTGGCCTCGGGGGCGTGCGGCGCGGTCGGCAGCCGATGGATCGTCGACGACCTCCCGGCCGCTGTCGTCATGGCCCTGTTCCACCACTACCTCAACTCCGGCTATCCCGAACCGGCGCGAGCGCTGCAGGCGGCTCAGGCCCGGCTGCTCGACCCCGGCGGGGGGCTGCCGCCACGGGTCGCGGAGCTGTTCGCCGGGGAGCTGGACGACATCTCCCTCTCGACACCGGAGGTCTGGGCCGCCTTCGTCTACCAAGGACGGTGA
- a CDS encoding Appr-1-p processing protein — MTTDALYTELRRLSRGRGLATADLASLAAWLPGDREQVVAGLRQRIDRLAPDLRLAALAALGLHPAAGERFLGQRISWLAGQLDRDARTVRRRIDEAFRLIAASLGPVAMEERVVERLSVPFLAGSVTVDLCPIELLTGVDAVVAAGNTHLEQAQTYKSSTSAALRRAAAHRGAAGEITDDVLQRELAAWVARHSRPGLAVAPGTVVPLSPGALASRGVRRVFYAAIATARPGSNDYDIDRPAVAAAVTNIFAAALADPADPPLRSVALPILGSGRGGLAAEESIAWMRTALTEVLAGPVPWRVHLATRSPTTAALLTERFTAA; from the coding sequence ATGACCACCGACGCGCTCTACACCGAGCTCCGGAGGCTGAGCCGGGGCAGGGGCCTGGCCACCGCTGATCTCGCGTCGCTGGCGGCCTGGCTGCCCGGCGACCGCGAGCAGGTCGTGGCCGGGCTCCGGCAGCGCATCGACCGGCTGGCACCGGATCTGCGGTTGGCAGCACTAGCCGCGCTCGGACTGCACCCGGCGGCTGGCGAGCGCTTTCTCGGCCAGCGGATCTCCTGGCTGGCCGGACAGCTCGATCGTGACGCCCGCACCGTGCGTCGCCGCATCGATGAGGCGTTCCGGCTGATCGCGGCAAGCCTTGGACCCGTCGCCATGGAGGAGCGGGTGGTCGAGCGGCTCAGCGTGCCGTTCCTGGCCGGGAGCGTCACCGTCGACCTCTGCCCCATCGAGCTGCTCACCGGGGTCGACGCCGTGGTGGCGGCCGGCAACACCCATCTCGAGCAGGCGCAAACCTACAAGTCATCCACCTCGGCGGCGCTGCGTCGGGCCGCCGCGCACCGCGGTGCCGCCGGCGAGATCACCGACGATGTCCTTCAACGGGAGCTGGCCGCCTGGGTGGCCAGGCATTCCCGCCCGGGTCTGGCGGTCGCGCCTGGCACGGTCGTCCCGCTGAGCCCGGGGGCGCTGGCCTCGCGCGGCGTCCGGCGTGTCTTTTACGCTGCCATCGCGACCGCGCGTCCCGGCTCCAACGACTACGACATCGACCGACCCGCAGTCGCTGCGGCCGTCACGAACATCTTCGCCGCAGCCCTCGCCGACCCGGCGGACCCACCGCTGCGCTCCGTGGCCCTGCCGATCCTGGGTTCCGGCCGCGGTGGCCTGGCCGCCGAAGAGTCGATCGCCTGGATGCGCACGGCCCTCACCGAGGTCCTCGCCGGCCCGGTTCCCTGGCGGGTCCACCTGGCGACCCGCAGCCCCACCACGGCCGCCCTCCTCACCGAACGGTTCACCGCGGCCTAG
- a CDS encoding NAD-dependent epimerase/dehydratase family protein has protein sequence MRVLVTGVSGTVGSAVARALLRHDHQVVGVVKSIERPVPEGVEPLAADLFEPGALTEVAGRVDGAVHAASSNDERAGLLDGAVVGTLLDAFEGTGRPLVYTSGLWLHGDTGGVPATEESPFDPPMAVSWRPAVEDVLIAGAERGVRAIRIRPALVYGGGAGHIPAVLAPQPDGDGRVVRHFGDGNNRWSLVHADDLGELYALALESAPAGSVYLGTDDRPVRVRDIAEAIADRHDARVQPWDPDDAAQYWGLMVEPFLLDQVATGAKARSELGWRPQGPSVLKDLTEWP, from the coding sequence ATGCGTGTTCTCGTCACCGGTGTCTCCGGCACGGTCGGAAGTGCCGTCGCCCGAGCCCTGCTGCGGCACGACCACCAGGTCGTGGGCGTGGTGAAGTCCATCGAACGACCCGTTCCGGAGGGGGTCGAGCCGCTGGCGGCGGATCTGTTCGAGCCCGGGGCGCTCACCGAGGTCGCCGGCCGCGTCGACGGCGCGGTGCACGCCGCGTCCAGCAACGACGAACGTGCCGGCCTGCTCGACGGCGCGGTGGTGGGCACCCTGCTGGACGCCTTCGAGGGCACCGGGCGTCCACTCGTCTACACCAGCGGCCTCTGGCTGCACGGCGACACCGGCGGCGTTCCGGCGACCGAGGAGTCCCCGTTCGACCCGCCGATGGCGGTGTCCTGGCGCCCGGCCGTCGAGGACGTGCTGATCGCCGGGGCGGAACGAGGCGTCCGTGCGATCCGGATCCGTCCCGCCCTGGTCTACGGCGGCGGCGCCGGCCACATCCCGGCCGTCCTCGCGCCCCAGCCCGACGGCGACGGCCGCGTCGTCCGCCACTTCGGGGACGGGAACAACCGCTGGTCGCTCGTCCACGCCGACGACCTGGGCGAGTTGTACGCGCTCGCCCTCGAGTCGGCCCCCGCCGGCTCCGTCTACCTGGGTACGGACGACCGCCCCGTCCGCGTTCGCGACATCGCCGAGGCCATCGCGGACCGTCACGACGCCCGCGTCCAGCCATGGGATCCCGACGACGCCGCCCAGTACTGGGGGCTCATGGTCGAGCCGTTCCTCCTGGACCAGGTCGCCACCGGCGCGAAGGCCCGGTCCGAACTCGGCTGGCGCCCCCAGGGACCGTCCGTGCTCAAGGACCTCACCGAGTGGCCCTAA
- a CDS encoding TetR/AcrR family transcriptional regulator has translation MPRDGRRIKGSAGERARARDRLRAELLAAARTLGEESGGYEKVTIRQVADRVGYTAPVVYEHFANKHALLLGVIDQGFADLADELGQAQCPIRQREAEAPSGRHPAHEAGVQGGAIRAASRAYWRFAVENPHLYRLMSSLAGVPFGTPEAPASAVECFRLLQRAIATEAPEPPADALDEDAATDLFWAHLHGLVMLTLDGRIKGGHDRAYALLHQLADSHRP, from the coding sequence ATGCCGCGAGACGGACGACGCATCAAGGGCAGCGCGGGCGAACGGGCCAGGGCACGCGACCGGCTCCGCGCCGAGCTGCTCGCCGCCGCCCGCACCCTGGGCGAGGAGAGCGGCGGCTACGAGAAGGTGACCATCCGGCAAGTCGCCGACCGCGTCGGCTACACCGCACCCGTCGTGTACGAGCACTTCGCGAACAAGCACGCGCTACTGCTCGGCGTCATCGACCAGGGCTTCGCCGACCTCGCCGACGAACTCGGCCAAGCCCAATGCCCCATCCGCCAACGCGAGGCCGAAGCCCCCTCCGGCCGACACCCAGCGCACGAGGCCGGCGTGCAAGGTGGGGCGATTCGTGCGGCCTCGCGGGCGTACTGGCGCTTCGCGGTCGAGAACCCCCATTTGTACCGGCTGATGAGCAGCCTGGCCGGTGTGCCCTTCGGGACTCCGGAAGCGCCCGCGTCGGCGGTCGAGTGCTTTCGTCTGCTTCAGCGCGCCATCGCCACGGAGGCCCCGGAGCCTCCGGCCGACGCGCTCGACGAGGACGCCGCCACCGATCTCTTCTGGGCGCACCTGCACGGTCTCGTCATGCTCACGCTCGACGGCCGCATCAAGGGCGGCCACGACCGCGCCTACGCGCTCCTCCACCAACTCGCCGACAGCCACCGTCCATGA
- a CDS encoding type II toxin-antitoxin system VapB family antitoxin, with the protein MIFKAVGEGRPYPDHGLGGRDWAQIPPRQVRLDQLITTKRELDLQSLLARDSTFYGDLFPHVVQWQGELYLEDGLHRALRSALHQRVVLHARVLDLDAS; encoded by the coding sequence GTGATCTTCAAGGCTGTCGGCGAGGGGCGCCCCTACCCCGACCATGGGCTGGGAGGCCGGGACTGGGCACAGATCCCGCCCCGCCAGGTCCGGCTCGACCAGTTGATCACGACCAAGCGCGAGCTCGACCTCCAGTCGCTGCTGGCCCGCGACTCCACCTTCTACGGCGACCTCTTCCCCCACGTCGTCCAGTGGCAGGGCGAGCTCTACCTCGAGGACGGCCTCCACCGCGCCCTCCGCTCCGCCCTCCACCAACGCGTCGTCCTGCACGCCCGCGTCCTCGACCTCGACGCCTCCTGA
- a CDS encoding helix-turn-helix domain-containing protein, whose translation MNDQEAIGEAVARTVRSLRAVHGWSLDRLAGRSGVSKGVLVALEQGRGNPNLGTLIRIAEALGVPLARLVQVDEEPAVRILPPERQVVLWNGPDGGTGTLLAGSEARPSVELWRWELRPGEPRHSDAHSPGTREIAYVEEGALTVLVDGRPHLVEEGSAAVFAGDRPHGYVNEGSRICRFVLTVMDL comes from the coding sequence ATGAACGACCAGGAGGCGATCGGCGAGGCGGTCGCGCGGACCGTGCGGTCGCTGCGGGCCGTGCACGGCTGGAGCCTCGACCGGCTCGCCGGCCGTTCCGGGGTGAGCAAGGGGGTGCTGGTCGCCTTGGAGCAGGGCCGCGGCAACCCCAACCTGGGCACCTTGATCAGGATCGCCGAGGCGCTCGGCGTTCCGCTCGCCCGGCTCGTTCAGGTGGACGAGGAACCCGCCGTCCGGATCCTCCCGCCCGAACGGCAGGTCGTCCTGTGGAACGGGCCCGATGGCGGGACGGGCACCCTCTTGGCGGGCAGCGAGGCCCGGCCGTCGGTGGAGCTTTGGCGCTGGGAGCTGCGCCCCGGGGAGCCCCGGCACAGCGACGCCCACAGCCCCGGAACGCGCGAGATCGCCTACGTGGAGGAGGGCGCGCTCACGGTCCTCGTCGACGGGCGTCCCCACCTCGTCGAGGAGGGGAGCGCCGCCGTCTTCGCGGGGGACCGGCCGCACGGATACGTGAACGAGGGGTCCCGGATCTGCCGGTTCGTACTGACCGTCATGGACCTGTAA
- a CDS encoding B3/B4 domain-containing protein, with translation MLAAIWVDEAVRTLRPDFAVLAITAEGLVNGPSDTLSNDWLHRAGARAAESDTHVLAWREAYRAFGAKPQRTRSSVDALIRRADRLPVINRVVDAYNAVSVEYALPIGGEDLDAYQGPARLVRARGDEPFETVAGGEPAVEHPDAGEVVWRDDSGVTCRRWNWRQGVRTRITESTVNALFLLERLEPYPLERLHDAGDDLAARLRTISPDVRIRARLIEATAAGLRTADDAG, from the coding sequence ATGCTTGCGGCGATCTGGGTCGACGAGGCGGTCCGTACGTTGCGGCCGGACTTCGCCGTCCTGGCCATCACGGCGGAGGGGCTGGTCAACGGGCCGAGCGACACCCTGTCGAACGACTGGCTGCACCGGGCGGGGGCACGAGCCGCCGAGTCCGACACGCATGTGCTCGCGTGGCGTGAGGCCTACCGGGCGTTCGGGGCCAAGCCGCAACGCACCCGTTCCTCGGTGGACGCCCTCATCCGTCGCGCCGATCGGCTTCCCGTCATCAACCGCGTCGTGGACGCCTACAACGCGGTCAGCGTCGAGTACGCCCTTCCCATCGGCGGCGAGGACCTGGACGCCTACCAGGGGCCGGCTCGGCTGGTACGGGCCCGAGGCGACGAGCCCTTCGAGACGGTGGCCGGCGGCGAACCCGCCGTGGAGCACCCCGACGCGGGCGAAGTGGTGTGGCGCGACGACTCCGGGGTGACCTGCCGCCGGTGGAACTGGCGCCAAGGCGTCCGCACCCGCATCACCGAGTCCACCGTGAACGCCCTCTTCCTGCTGGAACGACTGGAGCCCTACCCGCTCGAACGGCTCCACGACGCTGGCGACGACCTCGCGGCCAGACTGCGGACGATCAGCCCCGACGTGCGCATCCGGGCCCGGCTCATCGAGGCCACGGCGGCCGGGCTCCGGACGGCCGACGACGCGGGGTGA
- a CDS encoding CynX/NimT family MFS transporter: protein MTPSNVRVSRPAALSTLIGLVLLALNLRAAISGVSPLLDELQRSFGLSGAAMGVLTTLPVLCLGAFAALAPPLARRLGTERALTGALLLIGGGILLRLVPLPGVAAAPLFLGTAVAGAGIAIGNVLMPYVIKSTFPNRVGLLTGLAMMLMSTGAALSSGLAVPLDGMGGWRLALAVWSIPALLAAAVWAPMALRSRGAGTGSAQVANDSTPGTEGGSLLRNRLAWHVTLFLGMQSLAFYVLMSWLPAIMRDQGYPATTAGLMLSVMMLLGIPSGLVMPMLAARRTDQRPLVVGVMALMALGVGGLLLAPGQGWLWVVVLGFGTGSAFPLAYTLVTLRSATPRVAARLSGMAQTTGYLLAGAGPFLFGVMNGATGGWNVPLLILLVWLVPETLFALRAARPAVVGGPPAIAPVGLPLHAASFERLASSREILAAAESVRR, encoded by the coding sequence ATGACCCCCTCGAACGTTCGTGTCAGCCGTCCGGCGGCACTGTCCACCCTGATCGGGCTGGTGCTGCTCGCCCTCAACCTGCGCGCGGCGATCAGCGGGGTCTCCCCGCTGTTGGACGAGCTCCAGCGTTCGTTCGGGTTGTCCGGCGCGGCGATGGGCGTGCTCACCACCCTCCCGGTGCTGTGCCTGGGCGCGTTCGCCGCGCTGGCCCCGCCGCTGGCGCGTCGGCTGGGGACCGAGCGGGCGCTGACGGGGGCGCTGCTGCTGATCGGCGGGGGCATCCTGCTGCGTCTGGTCCCGCTCCCCGGCGTCGCCGCCGCGCCGCTGTTCCTGGGCACGGCGGTGGCGGGCGCGGGCATCGCGATCGGGAACGTGCTGATGCCGTACGTCATCAAGAGCACCTTCCCCAACCGGGTGGGCCTGCTGACGGGGCTGGCGATGATGCTGATGTCGACGGGCGCGGCCCTGTCGTCGGGGCTGGCCGTGCCGCTCGACGGGATGGGCGGCTGGCGGCTGGCGTTGGCCGTGTGGTCGATCCCGGCCCTCCTCGCCGCGGCGGTCTGGGCTCCGATGGCCCTGCGCTCACGCGGTGCTGGAACGGGCTCGGCGCAGGTGGCGAACGACTCGACCCCGGGGACGGAAGGCGGCTCGCTGCTGCGGAACCGGCTGGCCTGGCACGTGACGCTCTTCCTGGGCATGCAGTCGCTGGCCTTCTACGTGCTGATGTCGTGGCTGCCGGCGATCATGCGGGACCAGGGGTACCCGGCCACGACGGCCGGGCTGATGCTCTCGGTGATGATGCTGCTGGGGATCCCGTCCGGACTGGTCATGCCGATGCTGGCGGCACGGCGCACGGATCAGCGGCCCTTGGTCGTCGGGGTGATGGCGCTGATGGCCCTCGGCGTCGGCGGCCTCCTGCTGGCCCCGGGTCAGGGTTGGCTCTGGGTGGTCGTGCTGGGGTTCGGGACCGGGAGCGCCTTCCCGTTGGCGTATACCTTGGTCACCCTGCGTTCGGCGACTCCGCGGGTGGCGGCCCGGCTCTCCGGGATGGCGCAGACCACGGGGTACCTGCTCGCGGGCGCGGGCCCGTTCCTGTTCGGCGTGATGAACGGCGCGACGGGTGGATGGAACGTGCCATTGCTGATCCTGCTGGTGTGGCTCGTCCCGGAGACGCTGTTCGCGCTCCGGGCGGCCCGCCCGGCCGTGGTGGGAGGGCCGCCGGCCATCGCGCCCGTCGGTCTCCCGCTGCACGCGGCCTCGTTCGAACGGCTCGCGAGTTCGCGCGAGATCCTCGCCGCCGCGGAGTCCGTGAGGCGCTGA
- a CDS encoding FadR/GntR family transcriptional regulator, which yields MTLRTARRSSLVDQVIDQLKGEIAAGAWGLGAKIPPEPTLSETLGVGRNTVREAVRALTHAGLLECRQGDGTYVRATSELSGAVRRRLRTAELLEILEVRRALETEAARLAAGRRTPADVARIERALARCEELAGGDDRGAFVEADLDFHMAVAEATHNRVLIELYRDFGEALRASITAAVDRLDQVAVPHASLAEAVVAGDAEAAERATLVCLDAVCRSLDGVPPG from the coding sequence GTGACTCTGCGTACGGCACGCCGTTCATCCCTGGTGGATCAGGTGATCGACCAGCTCAAGGGTGAGATCGCCGCCGGGGCGTGGGGTCTGGGAGCCAAGATCCCGCCTGAGCCCACGCTGTCCGAGACCTTGGGGGTCGGGCGCAACACCGTGCGTGAGGCGGTGCGAGCGCTCACTCATGCGGGGTTGCTGGAGTGCCGGCAGGGCGATGGGACGTACGTACGGGCGACCAGTGAGTTGTCCGGGGCGGTACGGCGGCGGCTGCGTACCGCGGAGTTGCTGGAGATCCTCGAGGTGCGGCGTGCCCTCGAGACGGAGGCGGCGCGGTTGGCGGCGGGGCGGCGGACCCCGGCGGACGTCGCGCGGATCGAGCGGGCCCTGGCGCGTTGCGAGGAGTTGGCCGGGGGCGATGATCGCGGCGCGTTCGTGGAGGCCGATCTGGACTTCCACATGGCGGTCGCGGAGGCCACCCACAACCGGGTGCTGATCGAGCTGTACCGCGACTTCGGCGAGGCGCTGCGGGCCAGCATCACCGCGGCCGTCGACCGGTTGGATCAGGTGGCCGTCCCGCACGCCTCGCTCGCCGAGGCGGTGGTCGCGGGCGATGCCGAGGCCGCCGAGCGGGCCACGCTGGTCTGTCTGGACGCCGTCTGCCGTTCCCTCGACGGCGTGCCGCCCGGCTGA